One window of Vitis riparia cultivar Riparia Gloire de Montpellier isolate 1030 chromosome 5, EGFV_Vit.rip_1.0, whole genome shotgun sequence genomic DNA carries:
- the LOC117914617 gene encoding serine hydroxymethyltransferase 4, protein MDPVSEWGNSSLLTVDPEIHDLIEKEKRRQCRGIELIASENFTSFAVIEALGSALTNKYSEGMPGNRYYGGNEFIDEIENLCRSRALQAFHCDPSKWGVNVQPYSGSPANFAAYTAILNPHDRIMGLDLPSGGHLTHGYYTSSGKKISATSIYFESLPYKVSSTTGYIDYDRLEEKALDFRPKLIICGGSAYPRDWDYARFRSIADKCGALLLCDMAHISGLVAAQEAANPFEYCDIVTTTTHKSLRGPRAGMIFYRKGPKPPKKGQPEDAVYDFEDKINFAVFPSLQGGPHNHQIAALAVALKQAMVPGFKAYAKQVKANAVALGNYLMSKGYKLVTGGTENHLVLWDLRPLGLTGNKVEKLCDLCNITVNKNAVFGDSSALAPGGVRIGAPAMTSRGLVEKDFEQIAEFLHRAVTITLKIQKEHGKLLKDFNKGLVNNKDIEELKVDVEKFSASFEMPGFSVSEMKYKD, encoded by the exons ATGGATCCAGTATCAGAATGGGGAAACTCAAGCCTCCTCACAGTGGATCCAGAGATCCATGACCTGATCGAGAAGGAAAAGAGGAGGCAGTGCAGGGGGATAGAGCTGATTGCCTCCGAGAATTTCACATCCTTTGCCGTCATTGAAGCCCTGGGCAGCGCCCTCACCAACAAGTACTCCGAGGGCATGCCTGGCAACCGCTACTATGGTGGAAATGAGTTCATCGACGAGATCGAGAACCTCTGCAGGTCACGTGCCCTGCAGGCCTTCCACTGCGACCCCTCCAAGTGGGGCGTCAATGTTCAGCCCTACTCCGGCTCCCCCGCCAATTTCGCCGCCTACACCGCCATTCTCAACCCCCACGACCGCATCATGGGTTTGGACCTCCCTTCCGGTGGCCACCTCACCCACGGCTACTACACCTCCAGCGGAAAGAAGATCTCGGCCACTTCCATTTACTTTGAGAGTTTGCCTTATAAGGTCAGCTCCACCACTGGCTACATTGATTACGATCGCTTGGAGGAGAAGGCCTTGGATTTCAGGCCTAAGTTAATCATTTGCGGTGGCAGCGCCTACCCCAGGGACTGGGATTACGCCAGATTCCGCTCTATTGCCGATAAGTGTGGCGCTTTGTTGCTTTGTGACATGGCCCACATTAGTGGCCTTGTTGCTGCTCAG GAAGCCGCAAACCCCTTTGAGTATTGTGACATAGTCACAACTACAACCCACAAGAGCCTGAGGGGCCCAAGGGCTGGTATGATCTTCTACCGTAAGGGTCCTAAACCACCCAAGAAGGGCCAGCCGGAAGATGCAGTTTATGATTTTGAGGACAAGATCAATTTTGCTGTTTTCCCCTCCCTCCAAGGTGGCCCCCACAATCACCAGATTGCTGCCCTAGCTGTTGCCTTGAAGCAGGCCATGGTTCCCGGGTTCAAGGCCTATGCTAAGCAAGTCAAGGCCAATGCAGTTGCCCTTGGAAACTACCTGATGAGCAAGGGATACAAGCTTGTTACTGGTGGGACTGAGAACCACCTTGTTCTATGGGATCTCCGCCCTCTCGGTTTGACTG GCAACAAAGTTGAGAAACTTTGTGATCTGTGCAACATTACAGTGAACAAGAATGCTGTGTTTGGTGACAGCAGTGCCTTGGCTCCTGGAGGTGTACGCATTG GTGCTCCTGCCATGACTTCGAGGGGTTTGGTTGAGAAGGACTTTGAGCAGATAGCAGAGTTCCTGCATAGGGCTGTGACCATCACCTTAAAGATCCAAAAGGAGCATGGGAAACTTTTGAAGGATTTCAACAAGGGCCTTGTTAACAATAAGGATATCGAGGAGCTGAAGGTTGATGTTGAGAAGTTTTCAGCCTCATTTGAGATGCCTGGATTTTCAGTGTCTGAGATGAAGTACAAGGATTAG